Proteins found in one Xenopus laevis strain J_2021 chromosome 1L, Xenopus_laevis_v10.1, whole genome shotgun sequence genomic segment:
- the LOC108695524 gene encoding cytochrome P450 1A1, whose product MESAVKKTLMDMMPLLIKASLSLLTVLLVMSMLWKKRNSPPGPWPMPIVGNFFQLGDQMHISLTDMRHKYGDVFQIKLGLMPIVVVSGFETVKTVLLKEGEHFADRPNFYSFSLFSDGKSMTFSEKYGESWKIHKKIMKNALRTLSNESTNLSNCSCRLEEYVCAEASDLVQELIDMSAEEVAFDPSSLIVITVANVVCALSFGKRYDHQDKEFLTLIDLNNDLRKAFGGGLLADFIPILRFIPSPSLKALKKFLQSFQSFIAQCVKDHFASFEENTIRDITDALIQLCKERKSKDKSQQLSDEQIIATVNDIFGAGFDTITSALLWAIFYLLRYPEFQDKIHKEIEEKIGCSRAPRFNDRKDLHYTEAFINEVLRHSSFVPFGLPHCTTVDTKLNGYFIPKGTCVFTNLYQVNHDNTVWKDADMFMPERFLDENGQIIKSLTEKVLIFGMGVRKCVGEDVARNEIFVIMATMMQRLKLVKSTKHELDPIPVYGLTFKPKAYYLVAEIKH is encoded by the exons ATGGAATCag CTGTTAAGAAGACTCTCATGGATATGATGCCCCTGTTAATTAAAGCTTCACTTTCGCTTCTTACTGTTTTGTTGGTCATGTCCATGCTGTGGAAAAAAAGAAACTCCCCACCAGGTCCATGGCCAATGCCAATTGTTGGAAATTTTTTCCAGCTTGGAGATCAGATGCACATTTCACTTACCGATATGCGGCATAAATACGGTGATGTTTTCCAAATCAAATTGGGCTTGATGCCTATTGTTGTCGTAAGTGGATTTGAGACAGTAAAAACAGTTTTGCTTAAGGAAGGTGAACATTTTGCAGACAGACCaaacttttattctttttctctattttctGATGGCAAAAGTAtgacattttcagaaaaatatggTGAAAGCTGGAAAATACACAAGAAGATTATGAAAAATGCTTTAAGGACTCTTTCAAATGAATCAACCAATTTGTCCAACTGCTCATGCCGCCTTGAAGAATATGTTTGTGCCGAAGCTTCAGACCTAGTTCAAGAGCTAATAGATATGTCAGCTGAAGAGGTTGCTTTTGACCCTTCCAGTCTCATAGTTATTACTGTGGCTAATGTTGTTTGTGCCTTGAGCTTTGGGAAGAGGTATGACCATCAGGACAAAGAGTTTCTTACACTTATTGACTTGAATAATGACCTCCGAAAGGCTTTTGGGGGTGGCCTTCTAGCTGATTTTATCCCTATTCTGCGGTTCATTCCATCGCCCAGTTTAAaggctttaaaaaaatttctgcaaTCTTTTCAAAGCTTTATTGCACAGTGTGTGAAAGATCACTTTGCATCATTTGAGGAG AACACCATTAGAGACATTACGGATGCACTTATCCAGTTGTGTAAAGAAAGAAAGTCCAAAGACAAAAGTCAACAATTAAGCGATGAACAGATAATTGCAACAGTGAATGATATTTTTGGAGCTG GATTTGACACAATTACTTCAGCTTTGCTATgggctatattttatttattgagatATCCAGAATTTCAAGACAAAATACACAAAGAAATTG AGGAAAAAATTGGATGCAGCAGAGCACCAAGATTTAACGATCGAAAGGACCTGCATTATACAGAGGCATTTATTAATGAAGTCCTGCGCCATTCCTCTTTTGTGCCATTTGGCTTACCACACTg CACGACTGTCGACACAAAACTGAATGGATATTTTATTCCGAAGGGTACTTGTGTTTTTACCAATTTGTATCAAGTTAATCACGATAA CACTGTATGGAAAGACGCTGACATGTTTATGCCAGAAAGGTTCCTTGATGAAAATGGACAGATAATAAAGAGTTTGACTGAGAAAGTATTAATTTTTGGAATGGGGGTGAGGAAATGTGTGGGAGAGGATGTGGCTCGAAATGAAATATTTGTTATTATGGCTACTATGATGCAGAGGCTGAAGCTGGTGAAAAGTACCAAACATGAATTGGATCCAATACCAGTTTATGGACTAACTTTCAAACCTAAAGCCTATTATCTTGTTGCCGAAATAAAACATTAG